The window gccgggaccaccgtttccaaggtaactgttggtcttggtttgaaatcatgcatggcacggaaggttcccctgcttaaaccagaacatgtcaaggcGCGTAttaactttgccaatgaccatttggatgacacagaagagtcatgggagaaggttttgtggacagatgagaccaaaatggaactttttggtcataattccaccaaccgtgtttggaggaagacgaacgatgagaacaccatccctactgtgaaggatgggggtggtagcatcatgctttgggagtattttcctgcaaatgggacaggacgactgcactgcattaaggagaggatgaccgcggccatgtattgtgagattttggcgaacaacgtctttccctcagtcagagcattgaagatgggtcgtggctgggtctttcaacatgacaatgacccgaagcacaaagccaggagtggctccgtaagaagcatatcaaggttccggcgtgacctagccagtctccagacctaaacccaatcgaaaatctttagagtgaactgaaactccgtgtttctcagcgacagcccagaaacctgtctgatctagagaagatctgtgtggaggactgggccaaaatccctcctgcagtgtgtgcgagcctggttaacaactacaggaaacgttcaacctggaattgcaaacaaaggctactgtaccaaatattaacattggctttctcaagtgtccaaatacttatttgtagctgtatcacacaaataaatgaaaaaaaaaaacatacattgtgatttctggatttagtttttagattatctttcacacccctccatgatttctaagtgggagaacctgcaatatagcagggtgttcaaatacttattttcttcactgtaagactTTTCTATCCAATGATATTTGTGTACATAAAAGAATTTTTAAGGGATTTTAGAAGTGTTAGTAACAATGTTATGTGAATAAACACGATGAAGGCACCTTCACAACGAGCGACTTGGCTGAACCCGATTGAGTCTGCCACTGAAATGAGCAATGCTTCTGCACCGCCTTGCACCATGTactatctaaaaaaataaaactttgtgcTTTGAAGCCATAATTAACGATGAAGAATTTATTATGTTACAGTGGATAAAAATCCAAAACCTGTCACCAAAATGTATGCGAAATGTATGAAGTCAATCACCTTTTTCTTCCTAAACTATTGTGTATGCGCATCAGGAACAACAACAAGGTATGTGAggtttactgtatattgttgCCTGTTGACccaatacagtatttcatcCACAAATATTTGTCAGCGATTTCAAGATCTTCACAACCACAAGCTTTTCTAAGTCATCTTTTACGAGTAAATGTTAGGTAGAGATCTTTAATAATGCACTCTCTGATGCCCTAAATGTGTCGAAATGAATTAGTAGACAGCAATTGTGGCATTTAAGAGattgaactttatttttaaactaaaatacaaaataaacacaaataaactACTAGAGTTTAAAAAGAGTGAATACGTTTTCCCATTACTTACGATATCTTTGCATTATCCACCAGCCATTACATACGCTCCTTACATACACTAATATATGAAGCATCTCCACATACTCTACATATCCCCCAAAAACTCTCCTTATATATAACATTCAGTCTAAACATTGAAAGTACATTTATACATACACCTGCTAATATACCCAATTGTTGTTCCCTATATTCATAGGTCTACACAGAAGTTTTGGAATAGTGAACTGGTCTTTTCCAGATATCCTAATTTACGATTGCTCATTATTGTGCTTTTATTTAGGATGGTTAATGGCATAATTAGTGCTTGTTAATCTTCAACATTATTACAAGTATTGTAAAATGATGAAACAATAGTAAAGGAGCTCTGCAGAGAAGtctgacagtaaaaaaaaaagaaaaaaaaaggataaaacatCACAGGTCTGTCTTACTCCAGTAACACGTAAAAAGGATTGTGATGTCAAGTGTTTCAAGCATGAGAGGAAATGGAGTCTACAATATGTTAGCCTCACGAGAGGCAGGCTTCAAAAGAGAAACAATGTGCTGAACAGCTTTTCGAAACCAGGGGTAAAAAAGGGCGTAAATTAAGGGGTTCACACATGAGTTGAAACCATACAAATCAACAACATATTTTGCCAGTGAACTAAAATTCTCATTATCAGCCATCAGAATGACACTATAATACGGACAGAGAGACCAGAACGAGAACACAGAGAGTCCTTGCCGCCTTCAACTCAAATGCCTTTGCTCTGAAAGGGGCAGAATCTTGtaatttgacacatttaacATGTGAGCGGATGGTTCGTGCCTGAGAAACAGCGACCACAAACACTCTCGTGTACAACGTGATGATGATGCTGACAGGAAGGACAAAGTTTGTGACGGGGTCCAGAATGCCTGCGTGAACCTCAAAACTATTGATGCACTGTCCGTGGCATGAGTTGTAGATTCCAGGATGACTCAATTGGGCCTTTAAGAGGATGGCACAGTATAGAACAGAAGTCACCCAAgagagacaaacacaaagttGAATTCTTTTCACAGTGACTTTGACATTATAATGCAGAGGATTGCAAATAGCGACATAACGGTCAACAGATATCAGGAATATGTTTCCGACCAAGGAGGATGCTGTTGTGAAACTCATGTAGTACCACAGAGAACAAACAATGTCACCAAGAAACCAGCAGGAGATCCTCACGTAGCTCTGACTTGGCATTGCCACCAAGCCCACCAGCAAGTCAGAGACGGTGAGGGAGAGGAGGAGAAGGTTGGTGGGTGTGTGGAGCTGCCTGCAcaccaagaaaaaataaaatctgtcacacatacaacacactgtgcaaagACCTTTGCAGACCAATGAGTCTGCAGAAAGCATCATTCAAAACACTCTCATACTACAATACAATATGGTGGTTCCTTGAgtgaaatgagaaaataatgaaCATTAACAGCCTGAGCTCAAACTTGCAGAAGTGCTCAAACACATGAGGGTGAGCGAAAAAGACGTGACGTGCCTTAAGTGGGAGATAGAGATGATGACGAGCAGGTTGAGCAGCACAGTGAGGACGCATTCAGTGGACAACAGGACACTGAAAAGAACACCATCAGACCAGTCAGATGAGGGCTTCCTGCAGGAAGTGTTGGCCTGCTGTGGAAAGCAGAGATCTGATTGGTCGTTAATGTCCATGGAAAAGCAGGAGCTCACACGGCCTTCTGTCTGAACCAATCTGTTTCCATCTCATTTAAGTGTTTCTAGTACCTCCCTCAAGCAAATATGATTGGGTCAAAGTTGTCAGAGAAAGATGTCATGGTGAGCGCCATTACCCAGACTCTTCTATCAACAGtaacacaaatacaaatgtagTCTTACATCACACATAAATGTTTTCATCCTGAACATCTTGTAGGACTAAAAGCCAACAAATAGACCTGCCTGAGGATTGGAATTAGGCCTGGTACACATAAACATTTTTCGACCTGACATATCAAAATATCTGCCATTTTGCCGGTTTGTTTGTACAGTTGGTTACAGATTGGGTGGGGGCGGCTCCAAGGGgacttttgtgtggcgatgcaccttagcccgctgacaggccacgcacgagtcgacccaggcctgcacatctttcttaagaccgcgccacacgaacctctaggccaccagcctcacggaggGTTTCCTTCTGGGGTGgtagaggttgtggaccgcctcgaaaacagctcgccgccagtttgcagggaccagcggctgAGGCTGGTCaaccgagaggtcgcacagcaacctgacgcccgagtcaccaaccgcgacttcctcgaggtgcaaacccgtgtcagaactcttgagggcctgcaccctgtggtccgaggcctggtctgcgctcatgcgggagtagtcgagacctagatgcacagtgccgacgatcgccctggagaggcagtacgcgaccacattggatttgccagcaatgtgttggatgtccatagtgtactccgagatgaacgacagttggcgttgctggcgggtggaccacggctcggccaccttggacatggtggaagtgaggggtttatggtccacatatgccgtgaacacatggccttccaatagggagcggaagtggtggatcgccagccagaggccgaagAGCTCCCTAtggaacgtgctgtatttgcgctccctggggaccagctagTGGCTGAAAAaagcaagcggttgccaggcaccgcggacccactgttcgaatacggctccaacagcgtagtccgatgcgtcgttagtgagagcgacaggggccccgtgggtcgggtgggccagcatagcggtacgactcagcgcggccttcgtagcctcgaaggcttccatcctctcggccgtccattcaacgtcccggttgggggccttgtctttaagagcctcatagagcgggcgcatgatgtgggccgcccggcggatgaaccggtggtagaaagtcaccatccccaggaactcccggaggtcccaagccgagcgaggtcggggaaaagcagagacggcctccacctttgccggaaggggggcggcgccgttcttgtcaatgaggtgcccgaggaactggatagagggcaccccgaaaacacacttcgccagGTTGATGAttaggccatgctgctcaagtcttgcgaagaggtcgaggaggtgcatcagatgttcatcctccgacgagctggcgacgaggatgtcatccaaatagacgaacacaaatggcaagtccctgagcacagaatccattaaacgctggaaagattgtgccgcgtttttaagaccaaacggcatcctcagaatttcgaacagtccaaacggagtgattacagccgtcttgggaacgtctgaggggtgcacgggaacctggtggtACCCCCGCACCAGgttgaccttggagaacaggattttgcccacCACATAGGCCGAGAAGTcttgaatgtgtggaacagggtagcggtcgggcgtagcggcgtcgttaaggcggcggtggtcaccacacggtcgccacccgccactcggtttagggacgatgtgtactggcgaggcccacgggctatccgagtggcggacgatgcccaggcgctccatgttagcaaactcggacttagcgactgctagcttctcggggtcaagccgtcgggccctcgcgtgaatcggggggccctcggtctcaatgtggtgctcgaccccatgtttagtcgtggcagaggagaaagtgcgCCGTGttaagccagggaactcaccaaggaggagctggtacttggtgccgtccaagagcgaactggagagaccaccataagtcgcctcattgcggacgcaggcgaccgtggaaaaagtcagtgcatccaccagacgggccctcttaacatccaccagcagcacgtgggcacaaaaaaaaatcagcaccgaggagagggaatgagacatcggcagtgacaaagtcccatgtaaaGCGCTGACTCctgaaacacaagtccacagtccttataccataagagcggataggggagccattagccaacagtaggggtggcccatgagtcccgccagcggcgtcctccgcagtggccgtcaggacgctcctctggccccggtgtcgcaaaggaatttgcacccggaaagggtgtccttgacgaacagcagctggctcttcgcgcccacgctcacggccgctgcgaagcgtgggctttggcgtttccggactcgtcgtagttgcaaggggcgcggcacctcttcgcttttgCACCGAAATGGGCATgaaagtagcacaagcctgtgccagcacggccgtcggtggcgatggggcccctgctggatgccacccccgcacCCGGAGGCTAGTAACTGCGcgtcagtgacagtactgttagcgagcgccgtctgaacatgcggtggcgtgtgcctgagaaacagttccatgaaaatgaaattgggctcttccgtgcccagcaggtttagcatcatttccatgagttcggaaggtttgctgtcccccagtccattaatagccaacagacgtcgggcacgctccggccgtgaaagctcaaaaaccttgagaaggtgagccttgatcccagcatacttatctcgggccgggggagaggtgatgatgttcactgctctggccgccgttgagctcccgagggctgagacaacgtggtagtaacgcgtggaattaTCCCGcagagggcgaactgagcctccgtctgcgcgaaccacactgccgcggacgtctcccaaaactccggcaatttgaggatggcggttgccatgttcggttcagtctcgaaaacgccgggactgatgTCGTGGTCACCAGTGGAGCGCCAGAGAAAAGGAgccggaggcggagtgtcggacacaggaacaaaactcgTTTTATTgctagacatcaaaacactactcacaTAACGGTGGGAACTCTCTGAAccttcactccggaagagcaacaacaaaaacagtccatgcggaaccccgcaccccaactcgaggtcccgcgggtgaattatgtaaacaacacaaccccgttaaaagttggtacaggtaaaactagagtataatagagtagcaattaggtcataggttttctttatgcaatatggtggaatatctgttaaactgtgtgtgctgactttattttcttttggagggatttttatttaaatgtgtttaatacgtttgtgaaaaagaaatactgttgtttctcattttgttgttgaaaccattgtttaagaaggacaggaagtgacgtattgAGGAGATGTGGgaaaaggacagaaaaaaaggCTAGACGGAGTGGAAGGGAGGAGTGGTTGTTGGAGGGCAACGAAAAGACAAAGAAcgtgaacggtggacatttatcaaaagttgatcgacgTGTTCGACAAGAACTGTTGAAAGttgggatagtgtgtcgtttgagtggactactcaaatcaagccgtaacgtggtggagttagccgctaacacaggggctaagtgcatgcatgggacttgacTTGAgtgctagcaaccagctaatgctagctagcgagcctgtgtgttggaccacgaaggagaggacaagggcgctagcgtcgagctaacgcggctagcgaggctgtgtttggacttcaaggaaggacaaggggcaaggaccgtgaggacgccggacagaggaagaaccaccttcacctttcttcaggACTTCAAAGAAGGACaagggacgaggaccgtgaggactccggacagaggaaaaaccaccttcacctttcttccctcctgccttgggaacaattttgtttgcttgctggctatattcatatttgctgGGGCCCtgagcatgtgtgcattgtgtacctgttaacttgactttgtttatttgactgttgtgtatatatgtttgatttttccatcctttgttttgttattaaatgttcacactttttgttacataaccacttttattatttggctatctgcaagacagttaaaatagtggtgagtttatttggtagcttgattatttaaatgaggataatattaactcacaaggggaaatattatttcagagacttttgattgagaattaaatgcacaagtaaagagtaaaattgtaatagacctttagagtaattaacgttgagttaatttattagtttcgtactttggagtaagaaaagaactcaggtggctacctcgtaTTATAAGTataagtattttatactagagaggcgctacataAGGAAAACAGAAACATCTCTTGTTCTTtattcttgttactttgttgttctttattcTGAATGTGGTACCAGGGAAGCACCGACTGCCGTAGAAAAATACCTTGTgagtttttacacacttggctaaTAAAGCCGATTCTAATTCTGAATTCAGAGTGTCATGACTCAGGGGAagttgtaaatattgaacgTGTTTGTTATTTAAGATTGTTGGCATGACCCGTTTCAGATCCTAAAATTGTGACAAATTTACTCTTCTTCACACAGATCAGATTTAAGGATAATCTTATGACATTAATTCCTAAGGGTTTGACTAGATATTGTGGGGAAAtgagggagagagagcgagagagagagcatgcACACGAACAACAACAATAAGGTACAGTGTGTCAGTTTAATCCTCTATTGATATTGTTGCCTGATGAcccaatacagtacagtatttcattcACAAATATCCATTGCCATTTCATTTAATGCTGTGACTTATTTGTAATGTTTGTCAAAGATTTCAATCCCTTAAGCCCTAAGTGTGGCACAATGAATGTGCAGAAAACAATAGTGGGATTTGATTGATGGAATGAAGCTTTTGTTTGGaaatataaaacacaaaataagcaaaactgaaaaatctACTGTCAGTTCAAAAAGCTTTTTACCATGACCATGATGTCTGTATATTACCCATCAAGAACTGCCGCAtcacaaacatacagtacatacatccatccatacaaaCACtggtagatggaaaaaaaaacctccacacACATACCCAAAATTACTTTCACATATATATCATATTCAGTATAAACACTTAGAAGTCCATTTATACATATACTTGCTAATATGCCGAAATGTTCTTCCCTATATTCAACAGTGTACTTTTATGTATGGGGTTAATGACATCAACACAATATTGCAAATAGAGTACAATGATTGAACAAAATACACAGTGCACTGATATACTGTCTAGTGAAGGAGCTCTGCAGAGAACTGAAGTGACAGTAAAgtgatttgaaaaagtacacatTAAACATCACAACTTTGTCATATTGCAGTAGCACATGTCAATAACATTTGAATGTTAGCATTTCAAACATGATAACAAACTGAGTCTACAGTATGTTGGCCTCACGGGAGGAAGGATGCAGAATGCGAAGAGTGACAATGTGCTTGACAGCTTTTCTAAACCAGGGGTAAAAAAGGGCATATATTAAGGGGTTCACACACGAGTTGACATCAtacaaataaagaacatatttcaTCACGGAACCGAATTTCTCATTATCAGCCACCAGACTGACAATATAATACGGACAGAAACACACCAGAAAGACCAAAACGAGAACACCGATAGTCCTGGCTGCCTTCAACTCGGATGACTTTGCTCTGAAAGGGGCAGAATGTTGTAATTTGACACATGTAACGTGGGAGCGCATGGCTCGTGCCTGAGAAACTGCGACAACAAACACTCTCATGTACAGcgtgataatgatgatgagagCAAGGACAAAGCTTACGACAATGTCCAGAATGCCTGCGTAAACCTCAAAGCCGATGACACACTCGCCGTGGCATGAGTTGTACATTCCAGGATGACCCAATTGATCATTTAAAATGATGGCGGAGTATAGAAGAGCTGCCATCCAAGAGAGACAAACACAGCATTGAATTCTTCTCACAGTGACATTGACATTATAATGCAGAGGATCACAAATAGCCATAT of the Syngnathoides biaculeatus isolate LvHL_M chromosome 14, ASM1980259v1, whole genome shotgun sequence genome contains:
- the LOC133512385 gene encoding trace amine-associated receptor 13c-like, which encodes MDTTNHSDLCFPQQANTSCRKPSSDGALFIILLSAECVLNVLLNLLVIISISYFRQLHTPTNLLLLSLAISDLLVGLVAVPGAIYVTISCWFLGDIACSLWNYMTFTVATSSVGNMVLISADRYMAICDPLHYNVNVTVRRIQCCVCLSWMAALLYSAIILNDQLGHPGMYNSCHGECVIGFEVYAGILDIVVSFVLALIIIITLYMRVFVVAVSQARAMRSHVTCVKLQHSAPFRAKSSELKAARTIGVLVLVFLVCFCPYYIVSLVADNEKFGSVMKYVLYLYDVNSCVNPLIYALFYPWFRKAVKHIVTLRILHPSSREANIL